ggtaaatataaaatatatatatgttaattatataattacatatttattaatttatttaaataattaaaggtattattaattaaaaatatttttaacataatgatatataatatatgttttattatataattacatatttattattttatttatataaataaaagagttattgattaaaaagatgaattaaaataaaaatttgaaaacaatatatttattaattaaaattttaaaaaatttgaaataacattaaataaaaaataaaaatatgattagaAGAGGAATCAAACTTAAGAATCAAATATGACAATACTATCATTTGACTGTCTAAGCAAAGAAATTGATATGTAATAAAAAACGCTTTTTGTAGAAAGCATTTTTCAAAAAGCACTCTTCCCACACTTTTTTGTCAACTCCACCAAAAACGACATAATTccctaaataatcaaaatttcgACCTATatctctactttttttttcttgaaattggCATTTATTGCTAATTTTGGCTTGAGTTGATCCGTCTCATTAAATATTACATTAGCTAAGGGAAAGATTCAACCAgaaccctaaaattaaaaaggtaCACTATACCATTAGTtaccaaattataaataaattttcgtTCTGGTCGTTTaactaaaaagaagaagaaagaaattgataattaaactatttaaaagtttttatttaagctacTAAGCTATTAAAATCGATGATATATGGCTTTTTTTGTTCATACTCCTACACCAATTACAAATTGAAAGCTCTATTCACCCTTCTCtttcacaattcaatttttttcatgaaataactttggACGCCACGAATCCacgaatcaaaattcaaacagcttttttcttcatttctgaCACTGACTATCTGATTGACTTGGAACTAAGGTATGTTCTATTACTCTTTGATGGGTGTTAATCCACTGTACATGTCATCAAATCATCGCTTGAAGCTTGCTAGTAtaacttttttcttaaaaaaagctTAACAACTCAATTACttgaataaaaacttttgaatagtttagtgaccaaaatgaaattttacccataatttagtgactaatggtgAGTTTacccaattaaaaattgaaaaaaaatttatttgagctGATTTGgtattacataaaaatttaaaaagttaatatgtAGTGTACTCTTAACGTGTTCAAAAGTATCTAATTGCTACTTGAACTTTTTTACTTGGTATCTGAATTTGTCCAAAAGTACATTGTCGGTacttaaaactattaaaaaattatgcttttaaaattaatttatattttaaaatatttttaatttttattttaggtctGTCGGATGCACAAATTAGCGGTGTTAGTGTAAAGATATCAACTTAGTTGACGAAATACAAATTCAGatactaattaagtaaaaacaattaaatactTTCGAACAAATTTAAGAAACAAATTATATTcacctcaaaattttttctgaaaattgatttttctttattaaCTTTTGAGTTGATTTGATAAATGATGATTTACTAATAAAATGATTGATGGTCGAAAGATAATGagaaatgattgtatgaaactATAATTTCACATCATCTATATCCTTTtcaataggagaatgacaaattagatttttttcttgatttttagctttttttctcctaaaaacattcaaatccaattgaaaatgctaaaattagaagaaaaatatgatttgtCATTCTTTATTGAAAGAGATATGGATGGCGTGGAATCACAGATCCCATACAATCCACGATTGAAAGATAATAAGAtaagaaaatcaattttaaatgtgttaaaaaaaaggtattagtttggaaatttttttatattattggaaaaaaaaccaagtgataaaataaatatgagtttgaagaaaaaaattataagtagttttaaatattatataaaaataataaataaaatataattattaccaCAATGtaatgttgttaatattttaatattaataaatattcaacctaaattataatataaattaataaataatctaTATTAACTCATCCTTAATATCatctatatatgaaaaataaatttgaaatacttattacataattaatataacttatttatatataatactaaaaatataaattatttataaaactgaatttaaacatataaaaatcatatttatattttatattttatattttatattttatatgaatgacaattttataatttgaaaaccataaattaaaattttctaacttgaaAAACCAATTTTGCAAaacaattcaaacaaaataataggCATTTGAACCGTAAGATGACTTTTTATTCTCGATGTGCAAAGATCAACAACTCGAAATTGGAGTTTTACATACCCTTATCGAACTACCATCGACGGGTACTTATACATCGGTGTTACGGAATTGATCCTCAAACACCGTGAACGTGAACGGATCGAGCCGAGTGACAAGTTGCAGCGATGAAGCTTCCAGCGGCTACAAGCAGACACTCGTTACATTTGATCCATTACCTGATTATACACTCCGGATTGACCATAACTTAAAAACGATTTGCGAGCACGAACTCTAGTTCGCAACAGctgaaaaatatacaaaaatcacAATAGTTCGATTCTTCGATCTACGATGTTTTACTTTTTAAGTTCAATGATCTTCAGGATTCGTCAATTCCGATGTATTGTGAGTGAGAAGCCGCTAGGAGGGCTGCCCCGATGCCGGAACCATCGTTGGAATGTTCGATAATGATGTTTTCGGAGACTTCTTCTCCTAGCAACTCGGTGAGGGTGTTCTCCATGCAGGTACGGAATTTGGTGTAGTGTTCGTACAATCCACCGTCTAGAGACACAACCGACTTTTGCTTTTCACCATCTTTCAATGTGTCTCTTCCGATTTTCTTGAGGATGCCGGCAATTCCCGCAGCCGATAGTCGGGCACCACGAGTTGCAACAATGTCACATAGCTCAACAATAACTTTTCTCATTTTCAGGGAGGTATTCGATATCTGAAATAAAAACGACAAAAAGATAACAATACGAGAAAAAACCTATTAAAAGCGTGATATATAGGAAATCCCGTATTTGTACAATAAACATATCTAACATATTCTACCTCTAAGATATCCTTTAGTTTTGTCGCCACAATTTTGAGATCCGGAGATGTGTCCTGATGCATTGCGGACATGTGAGGAGTTCTGCAGAATCAACAGATAAATGTTAACCGATCTCCGATTTCTGATCACACCCAAAAATCAAAGACTGCTAAACTACATGTTCGAAAAACAATTATCTTATGGAATGAACATGCTTAAACACGTAACATGGTCCGATACATATAAGTTGCCTAAAATTCAGTAACCAAACAAATCATTAACCAAATCGGATTATATCAGACTTAGATTGTCTCGGGTTAAGGATCCACATCTTATTATCCTTCCAAGTACAAAGGCTCACATTTGAGAAGAGATTGTAAGCTTCATGTATTCAAGGTGGGTGTGTTCTGTAGGAAATTACTTACAGGAAATGTTTTCCGCATTTTCCCATGTCTAATTCACGGAAAATAGTTTGGTCAACCAGAAACgagacatatatatattttaaatcgaAAGGGGTAAGACAATTCTGGGAAAAGAACTTTCATGCaagtaaagtgatttttaaataaaaagtaactTGAATCGagaaaaacattattatattaataacaaaattttaatttaacatgtaaaaagattttaaaaaaattaaaaatcatattctggagctattttcagtgaaacaaatCTAAGTCACATTGCAAAATAAGATACAGAGAAAAATTACATTACAGTATGGCACACTGAGTGAATTTTAACTGGGGAGCATATTAAAGACATACCTTAGTATGAAAGGAATTTTCAGTTTTTCCGGAATAGTATCACCAAAAAATGCGGCTTCATCGGCCATCTTGTACAGAACTCTACGTACAACCTCTCCCAAATACATACCAGAAATCAATTTCTCGAAAATCTGGAAACAGTAGTTAATAGAGTTAACATCTAtcgtttaaaaaattaataagtgGGAACTAGAAACTCGGGGATGAAGAAAGTGACCTGTTCTCCAGGGTTTAAGCTCTCAGTATCCAGTGCTTGGTCATATTCTGATATTGGAAGGTGAGAAGACCGGAAGTTACCCCACTCCATGTTGATAACCTGAAAAAATGAGGAACAGGTTTCAGAACTCAACATATAGTAATGGTTTGGTTGCCAATTAACAGAAGCATAGAACATCGCTACCATGTCCCCAGACTTAGGTAGAAGACCGTGCCATTTGGGAATTGCATGAGCACGCTCTACATAAGCTGCATTGGTGCCTGTACCCAATATCACAGCAGCAACAACATCTGGGTTGTTATATCTTCCACCAGCCAATGTGCCAATTGTGTCATTGACCTACAAAATCCACAAAAGAATTTGGAATACGAACTAAAAACATTACCCAAGcaggaaaaaaatgagaaaagcaACGCACTACTACACCCAACGGTAGAAACAAATTAGACTCACCAAAGCTGTCACACGCATGTCGAGGCCAATCCTTTCCATGGCTTTAGTCAATTCTCCAACAACATCTTGACCAACCTACACGTACCAGCGAGGAGAAACACTAAGATCGTATGATGCAACCTCCAAAAGTTATAACATATAGAAGAAAGTCATTGCAATATCAATAACCGAATATCACTTGTATGCTTTCTGGAACATCTATATGAAGAACTTGTCCTCGATCAGATTGttcataaaaaagttaaatgtcTATAAATTTAATCCGAGATGTACATGCCAGGCCAGGTTCTAATGGACTTACCTGAACACATCATGAACATATCTTAGTTCTATGGTCTAAACATAGCCCATATGCACAAAATATTAAGACTCCTAGGACGGGGAAAAGTGGAAAACCAAAGTCCGCATGGtttcaacattaaagaaaaaattagaataatgacAGCACGGATGAAATCCTAACATCCCCCAAACATGAACACATAACAAACTACTATTTCAGACTGCAATATAGGAGTAAAGGTTACTAGAATTAACTGCTTCTTCAATCGAGAAGCCCTTTGTCCATTTTATAAGATTCCCAGAGGATATCGATGTTTGCCGAACAGGAAATGAGAACGTAAACCCCAGCTCCCTTTGTCTATCGGGTGAAAAATGTAAACCTTCACTTTCTGTAGCAACAAATTTTGCAAGAGCTTCGGCAATATAATCAAATAATGCCTGCAATCACATCATAGAGACAATTtcagagaaaagaagaaatataggccggattaaaatcaataatctGGATGGATAAGGGTCTCACGTCAGAAGATCCGGTCATCAAATGAGGAGGAATCGATACTTCCTCGAATTCCTGCTTAACGACACGGTGTTCTTTACCACCCAAGTGTACACGTAGCACACGGAAATTGGTGCCACCGAGGTCAAGCGCATAAAACAGCCCTTTCTCATCACTGGAAAGTTAAAGATGAAAAATACAACAAATATGCTTAGTTAAGCTTGCTACCAATGCAAGAATTCAGAGAACTTGAATCTTTGGCAAGCCGGATCCGAATTTACTGATCATTCTCTTGAAACGAATTCTTTCACAATTGAGGACTAGCTTCCCACATGCCATATCCAACTTATGATAAGACAAAGTCAACATATAATGAAGTATTGGCAAGAGAATTTTTCTTGAAGCATTTATAAACAATGACCAATAATCTATGTTATTCGACTCTTCATTTTTGGATACGGGTACGGGGAAATGACATCCAAAGGCCCtctaaatacatgaaaaatatttttctaaaaaaaattgaatataccCCTTCCAAGCAAATACCCGTATCCATTACTTGAAAAAATATACTCAAAAAGCCAAAAAGAAGTAGCTAAGGTTTAGATAGTAAGCaacatattaaaacataaattatttatgaaatgaaagcAAAAGGTGGATAAGGTAAATAAGATTGAACAGTTAGCTAAGTGATGAtgctaagaaaaaaaaactttcataaccatttttgtttattttaaattaaaatttcttaatttataagaattcataacatacattttaattttataaatattcttatagatatttaattacaatttcttaattttgtaaaattttatatcatatatttgaattaattttgtaaaatctaatgtaatataaaatattatgcaAAATTTCGAATAAGATCTGACACATGAAATTCCTAAAATTCATAAGTGGAATCCAAAATGTCGATTCgaactaacttaattaaaacactaaaaaaaccCCAGTGATCTCTAGGCTTCTTAATCCTAATTTAGTTGAATTTCAATCACGAATCAAACTCTTCTACATTTTTGAATCAACGGACTATATTTAAGCAATCGATCGAAacatttaaaagggaaaaagaccATTCCGAAAGTATTGGAAGCTAAATTTTGTATTGCGGAAAAAAATGGTTAGTTCATTGAGTTGATTAGTTGATTTACCCAGTGGGGAGATTATCGACGTAGCTGATGATCATTTTAAGCTTGCTCCCGCCTTCCGATGCGAGCCCGGCGTGCATCTCGACGGTCATAGCATCCGCCACCTGTTTCAGCTTCGAAATCGGCGTGCCGCACTTTTCCTCGAAATCTTTCAGTATAGATTGAGCCTGGGCCCACTTCCCCGAACTCTTCATCCGGTGATGTACCACCAACGCCGCCGCGGCACACACGGCCGCGGCACACACGGCCGCCGCACCCACCGCTACTTTCCCCATCGCAACAATGACTAAAAATCCGCAATCACGAAATCAAACGAAAACTTTAAAGaacacaaacaaacaaatgttttttttgaatttttatatatagcGTTCAACTTCAGCAATAAAGCAGCAGCTATCTTGAGAAAAGCAAAGAaagagatttttatttattttttgataattataaataaaaattaattttgttattatttgagagaaaaataaataaatcttgtCTCGACCTTGGAGGCGGATGTAAGAATGAACGAAGATATTTAAATGTGAGAAATTGGGAAAATGGacattatatttgattaaaattacgATAATGACCCTTTAGTTCTGGGAGTTCCAAGGTAAGACAGCTGTTCGGTTTCGGCTGATTTGCACGTGCAGAATCTCCCCATTCTTGACATCTTTTTTCAATATATCCACTTATTTTTCTcgttttataattatatttaaaacatttaataaattaataaattaatattattatacatataatgTAATAACTTATATTATACAAGTTTTATTATAGTTGCATTCGTATTTTCTCGTAgacattatactttaattattttttatttcatttttaaaaaaatatttttatttcatattacaTTCACGGGTGACATTTTGGGTTTTaactttatcaaattttatataatatgtttGTTCTTTGTACTAtgtttttttatgcatttagtttttttactataattcttttttattttttattttgaaatatgtgTTTTTATTCTTAAAGCCAAATACTTTTcgttaattttatctaaataattataatgatgtgacatatatattttaatttttttaaatagcataatcttttacaattaagtaagacaaaaaggagaaaaagtatgatatttattaaattataaaaaaatatcaattaatatcTATCAAATCACCATGTgtttaattttcacaaaatattaacaatattattgaagtaatataattttatattgatatattgcatacataaataattatattaatttaatataaaaataaaaatatttatttatttaaatatgtacagttaaaccaaaactaaattcatgtactaaattatacattaaactaaaagttatgtataaaattaatatttatcttgaaaaACAAACCTTTCTGAACAATATATGGTTTTCTAAATAGAATaagcataatataaaataacaaatactaATTAATACAAAAACATAATAGGACAATTTGCATTATTATAAAGgttttttcatgaatttgacgttAACTAAATTATTATCCGACCTCTTGTTATTTATAATTATCCATTCcgatttatatataattttcggtggatttttcttcaagcatgtgtaaaaatatatatttagtagtcgattgagttttaattcaTTAGTATATGTATTGTTATCAATGTAGGAGGGCGTGAGTTTGAGTGcgttgaaacgcattatcctcttatttatgggttgggttGGGGCTATAggtagttttaaatattatatcaaaaagagcatatatgatcagaacctataatgagatgagattgttcaaaaaatatatatatttaatacaatatttttaaaggtagtaaatacaatttttttttaatctactAGAAAAAGTTGGGGATAAACCCGAGCATGCAACGAACAAGAAAAATAacggaaaattaaaaaaaaattgaatatacaaatttttacgtggaaaaactcctctgAAGAGGATAAAAATACGGGTAAAGATAACTTCACTAAATCAGCAAAAACGAAGAATACAAAGATTgagataaaaaaactaaacatcTGAATCCATAAATAAGAAtactcaaaacgtaaacacaaaatttcctAAAAGCTTATAAAAGCTAATATTTAAACGTGTTATGGGTTATTATTTCTAGAGTTGTAgaaggcctatttatagtttaaatttacaggtaaaatatattaaaataatttacagtAATCAATGTTTAAGTGGGAAACGAAAATAATGTTTAACTGAAAGAAGTAAAGACGAGAAAATTGAGGAACACATTGCCATGTTGCAACGTGGCTTTCTTCTCGTCGTGACGAAGTATGGCCGCGTCGTCAGGACGAAGAGCTCCTTCTCGTTGCAACGTCACACATTGTTTATGCTGAAATGCGAGGCATACTTCACAGTAAATGTAAGATTGCTTAATAAAATAtgtcaatttcaattttaaagagAGTAATCGTaactaatttgatcaattttagttcatgtattttttaaattcaggaattttagttaaaacacaaacaatagTTGTTAAATTCGTTtagtcaaaataaatttttagtctTGAACTATGTGTACAGTTGTAGATTTAATTCATATTCTTCAATTGGATTATTGTAAGTCActatacttttgaattttgaaatttcggtCTTAACGTCAATAACAGTTgctaatttattaattgaattttaacaaataatatataaaacaataagtTGATATGACATAAAGCATATGATAATATACTTGCCAcatcgattttgaaaataacttaatttaataaatttaacgtTATCGTTTAATGATGagtaaaaattaagattaaaaattataaccactaaaaataattaaattaaagtcgTAATTTTGTAAATGATAACTCATTTTCAATATTACTTTTTAGTAATTATTGCCGGCATTTTcttaccaaaattaaatttgacttatttcattaaataatttaaataaaaattaattagctatatttacaataaaacaaaaaaaagttcatcCACTTGGTGtcaaattgtaattaaaaaattctgaaatttgaatttcatttaagaaaataaaattttgaaggaagTTCATAATTCATGCCATTCCGGTTTTCAAGTAACGAGAAACGACCGGTCTGCATTTTTGCCTCTtggtaacaaaattaaaaccgGGGAAAGTATCTGGTTTTTAAGCCAacgatattttttttaattatacaatattaatttaaaatatataataataaaatttatattattggCAAGTTGGTGGATAATTTTATGAGGTCACCAAATTTGGAAAGTAATGTGTCTTGGATGATgattaataagatttaattctttGCTTTAATTGacaaatacatatatcataCTTTGATTTGCTTACCATTAAGATGCTTGCTTCTGTTCACTCTTTATCCTATTTAGTTAATGAAAATgtattctgtttttttttttttcattaattacagtAAACAAAATGTAGTTCAAGAGAGTCATAAAATGGATTTAAATATACCTGATCATAGGTTGGTCTATGTCgatgcaaaattttagattcGGATTTGGTTCAAAAAATGGACTTAAAATTCTGGTCAAGCTCGTCacagattaaaaatattaaacctgAACCTGGCCCGCTTGTATTAactttttttagattattatttttatataaaaataattttaaaaaatataatacatcaaatacattaaaataaatatttagtttttatacttaaataacactaagatagttaCAACTTAGTAGGAAAATACATCTAAACCagtagtaaaattaacaataaaataagagttataaattatataaacaataacaataacaataacaataatagcaatataataacgaaatgaaagtaaaacaatagcaaaatggtagcaaaacagTCTAGACAAAAAAATCCTACTCGAGGCtcggcccgtttagaaaacgggccgtatttttgttcaaatctatttttagggcctatatttttatccaaatcctCTCATTTTTCAAACAGACCTTCAAGTCTAGACGGGTGGCCCAGCTCT
The nucleotide sequence above comes from Gossypium raimondii isolate GPD5lz chromosome 13, ASM2569854v1, whole genome shotgun sequence. Encoded proteins:
- the LOC105782289 gene encoding hexokinase-1; this encodes MGKVAVGAAAVCAAAVCAAAALVVHHRMKSSGKWAQAQSILKDFEEKCGTPISKLKQVADAMTVEMHAGLASEGGSKLKMIISYVDNLPTGDEKGLFYALDLGGTNFRVLRVHLGGKEHRVVKQEFEEVSIPPHLMTGSSDALFDYIAEALAKFVATESEGLHFSPDRQRELGFTFSFPVRQTSISSGNLIKWTKGFSIEEAVGQDVVGELTKAMERIGLDMRVTALVNDTIGTLAGGRYNNPDVVAAVILGTGTNAAYVERAHAIPKWHGLLPKSGDMVINMEWGNFRSSHLPISEYDQALDTESLNPGEQIFEKLISGMYLGEVVRRVLYKMADEAAFFGDTIPEKLKIPFILRTPHMSAMHQDTSPDLKIVATKLKDILEISNTSLKMRKVIVELCDIVATRGARLSAAGIAGILKKIGRDTLKDGEKQKSVVSLDGGLYEHYTKFRTCMENTLTELLGEEVSENIIIEHSNDGSGIGAALLAASHSQYIGIDES